A portion of the Lolium rigidum isolate FL_2022 chromosome 1, APGP_CSIRO_Lrig_0.1, whole genome shotgun sequence genome contains these proteins:
- the LOC124682737 gene encoding thioredoxin-like protein CITRX, chloroplastic → MAAAAYFLLASAAPSLPARFHLPATATTRSLSIPASSAPKTTTSCSLSIRSRRPTVRRNAAETYVPGSGKYIAPDYLVKKVSAKEVEELVRGERKVPLIVDFYATWCGPCVLMAQDIEMLAVEYEDNALFVKVDTDDEYEFARDMQVRGLPTLYFFSPDQSKDAIRTEGQIPIEMIRNIIDNEL, encoded by the exons ATGGCTGCGGCCGCCTACTTCCTTCTGGCATCCGCCGCCCCTTCCCTTCCCGCAAGGTTTCACCTCCCCGCAACCGCGACCACCCGCAGCCTCTCCATCCCGGCCTCCTCTGCGCCCAAGACCACCACTTCTTGCAGCTTGAGCATCAGGAGCCGCAGGCCAACCGTTCGACGGAACGCCGCAGAGACCTACGTCCCGGGCTCCGGGAAGTACATCGCGCCGGACTACCTCGTG AAGAAGGTGTCGGCCAAGGAAGTGGAGGAGCTCGTGAGGGGGGAGCGGAAGGTGCCGCTCATTGTGGATTTCTATGCTACCTGGTGCGGGCCTTGCGTTCTGATGGCCCAGGATATCGAGATG CTAGCAGTTGAATACGAGGACAACGCCTTGTTTGTTAAGGTGGACACAGACGACGAATATGAATTTGCAAGAGATATGCAG GTAAGAGGACTTCCGACGTTGTATTTCTTCAGCCCAGATCAGAGCAAGGATGCCATTAGGACTGAGGGGCAAATTCCTATTGAAATGATCAGAAACATAATTGATAATGAGTTGTGA